One part of the Paraglaciecola sp. L3A3 genome encodes these proteins:
- a CDS encoding nuclear transport factor 2 family protein, with product MKFDLQLNKQNAIAFYKTAYLGEPSKAVEMYVGPDYIQHNPVVADGKQAFIDYFCEMQRDYPNKTIEFVRAIAEGDLVALHTHQKWPDGDEYVTMDFFRFDDNGKIVEHWDSIQEIPAETKNGNLMY from the coding sequence ATGAAATTTGATTTACAACTTAATAAACAAAACGCTATCGCCTTCTACAAAACAGCATATCTAGGTGAACCAAGCAAAGCCGTAGAAATGTATGTTGGGCCAGACTACATTCAGCATAATCCAGTCGTTGCTGACGGTAAACAAGCTTTTATTGATTACTTCTGCGAGATGCAACGGGATTACCCAAATAAAACTATTGAGTTTGTGCGAGCCATTGCCGAAGGTGATTTAGTGGCATTACACACTCATCAAAAATGGCCTGATGGCGATGAGTACGTGACTATGGATTTTTTTCGTTTTGATGATAATGGAAAGATTGTAGAGCATTGGGATTCGATACAAGAAATTCCCGCTGAAACTAAAAATGGTAATTTAATGTATTGA
- a CDS encoding rhodanese-like domain-containing protein: MKSSEQYIAELRQEIEEVTVDDLQVALMQTEVVLIDVREHEEFTRGHIATAVNFPRGLLEMKLTEHPLVSHHCDPQLALDDLASRHIYLICRSGGRSALAARSLENMGHRQVFSVAGGMQAWQSQQYEIVHN; the protein is encoded by the coding sequence ATGAAATCATCAGAGCAATACATAGCTGAATTACGCCAAGAAATTGAGGAAGTAACGGTTGACGATCTCCAAGTAGCGCTGATGCAGACAGAGGTCGTTTTAATTGACGTAAGGGAGCATGAAGAATTCACTAGAGGGCATATTGCGACAGCTGTTAATTTTCCTCGAGGACTTCTGGAAATGAAACTAACAGAACATCCACTAGTATCACATCATTGCGATCCACAACTTGCACTGGATGATCTAGCCAGCCGCCATATCTATTTAATTTGCCGTTCTGGCGGACGCTCTGCACTCGCCGCACGGTCATTAGAGAATATGGGCCATAGACAAGTATTTTCAGTGGCTGGAGGCATGCAAGCATGGCAAAGTCAGCAATATGAAATAGTTCATAATTAA
- a CDS encoding MBL fold metallo-hydrolase, with protein sequence MSTAFHIESFLDNDSETFTYVVSDPATNKAVIIDPVLDFDYSSGRVHTASAEIIAKYIDDSEFTIEWVLETHAHADHLSAASFFKNRYQAKIGIGKHITQVQKTFKTLFNLEKEFLPNGTQFDRLFEEGDEFNVGNMVFNIMHVPGHTPADLAYLVNNQAIFVGDTLFMPDIGTARCDFPGGDAATLYNSIQRILALPENTVIYVCHDYPTELRTHECAVTVGEQREFNIHVKEGTTQNTFIEMRETRDATLSMPRLILPAIQINIRAGELPLPEGNDTRYLKIPINQL encoded by the coding sequence ATGTCTACTGCATTTCATATAGAATCATTTTTAGACAATGATAGTGAGACTTTCACTTATGTAGTAAGTGATCCCGCCACCAATAAAGCAGTAATTATCGATCCTGTTCTTGATTTTGATTACAGTTCAGGCCGTGTTCACACCGCTAGTGCTGAAATAATTGCCAAATACATAGATGACTCAGAATTTACAATTGAATGGGTGTTAGAAACCCATGCTCATGCTGATCATTTGTCTGCAGCTTCGTTTTTCAAAAACAGATATCAAGCCAAAATAGGTATCGGCAAACATATCACTCAAGTGCAAAAAACATTTAAGACGCTGTTTAACCTCGAAAAAGAGTTTTTACCTAACGGCACTCAATTCGACAGGCTTTTTGAAGAAGGCGACGAATTTAATGTTGGCAACATGGTATTTAACATCATGCATGTTCCTGGTCACACCCCAGCCGATCTCGCTTATTTAGTCAATAACCAAGCGATTTTTGTAGGTGACACCTTATTTATGCCAGATATAGGTACTGCTCGTTGTGACTTTCCTGGAGGCGATGCGGCAACCTTATACAACTCAATTCAGCGAATATTGGCTCTTCCTGAGAATACAGTTATTTATGTTTGCCACGATTACCCAACCGAGCTCAGAACGCACGAATGTGCTGTAACTGTTGGTGAGCAAAGAGAATTCAACATTCATGTGAAAGAAGGTACAACGCAAAATACTTTTATCGAAATGCGTGAAACTCGTGATGCAACACTAAGTATGCCTAGACTTATTTTACCCGCGATCCAGATAAATATAAGAGCTGGCGAATTACCTCTACCAGAAGGCAATGACACTAGATATTTGAAAATACCTATTAACCAACTGTGA